A part of Bacteroidota bacterium genomic DNA contains:
- a CDS encoding methionine adenosyltransferase has product MAYLFTSESVSEGHPDKVADQISDALIDHFLAYDPQSKVACETLVTTGQVVLAGEVKSEAYLDVQNIARSVIRQIGYNKADYMFEANSCGVLSAIHEQSPDINQGVERKKPEEQGAGDQGMMFGYATNETDNYMPLALDIAHLLLRELAALRRENKAIKYLRPDAKSQVTIEYNDNNQPVRIDAIVISTQHDDFGKDAVMLKKIKEDMIKILIPRVKAKLPKRVQAMFNDKIKYHVNPTGKFVIGGPHGDTGLTGRKIIVDTYGGKGAHGGGAFSGKDPSKVDRSAAYATRHIAKHLVAAGVCDEALVQVAYAIGVAQPVGLFVNTYGTSKVKLSDGEIAKRLLKMKEFDLRPYFIEKRFNLRTPIYLETASYGHMGRETKVVEKIFNKGKKNEKKVKVKLFPWEELNSLKATKTAFGIK; this is encoded by the coding sequence ATGGCTTATTTATTTACATCAGAGTCGGTTTCGGAAGGACATCCGGACAAAGTAGCCGACCAAATTTCAGATGCTTTAATTGATCACTTTCTAGCCTATGACCCACAGTCAAAGGTAGCCTGTGAAACCTTAGTAACCACCGGACAGGTAGTGCTGGCGGGCGAAGTAAAGTCAGAAGCATATCTTGACGTGCAGAATATTGCACGTTCTGTGATCCGTCAAATCGGATACAACAAAGCAGACTATATGTTTGAAGCCAATAGCTGCGGGGTTCTCTCTGCTATCCACGAACAATCTCCGGACATTAACCAAGGAGTGGAAAGAAAGAAACCCGAGGAACAGGGTGCTGGCGATCAGGGTATGATGTTTGGTTATGCTACCAACGAAACAGATAACTATATGCCTTTGGCCTTAGATATCGCCCACTTATTGCTTCGCGAATTGGCAGCACTCCGTCGCGAAAACAAGGCTATAAAATATCTTCGTCCCGATGCCAAGAGTCAGGTGACCATTGAATACAACGACAATAACCAGCCGGTAAGGATTGATGCTATTGTTATTTCTACCCAGCATGATGATTTTGGCAAAGATGCCGTGATGCTGAAAAAAATCAAGGAGGATATGATTAAGATTCTTATCCCCAGAGTGAAAGCAAAACTGCCTAAAAGAGTACAGGCCATGTTCAACGACAAAATCAAGTATCATGTAAACCCTACCGGCAAATTCGTTATCGGTGGACCACACGGCGATACTGGTTTAACAGGAAGAAAAATCATCGTTGATACTTATGGAGGCAAAGGCGCTCACGGTGGTGGGGCTTTCTCGGGAAAAGATCCTTCTAAGGTGGATCGTTCTGCGGCTTATGCAACTCGTCACATTGCCAAGCACTTGGTGGCTGCCGGAGTTTGTGATGAGGCCTTGGTTCAGGTGGCTTATGCAATTGGCGTAGCGCAGCCTGTGGGATTGTTCGTCAACACTTACGGAACTTCAAAAGTAAAGTTGAGTGATGGTGAAATTGCAAAGCGCTTGTTGAAAATGAAAGAATTTGATCTCCGTCCTTACTTCATCGAAAAGCGTTTTAATCTGCGTACCCCTATCTACTTAGAAACCGCTTCTTATGGCCACATGGGACGCGAAACAAAGGTGGTTGAAAAGATATTCAACAAGGGAAAGAAGAACGAAAAGAAAGTGAAAGTGAAACTGTTTCCTTGGGAAGAGTTGAACTCGCTGAAAGCAACCAAAACCGCTTTCGGAATCAAGTAG
- a CDS encoding DUF1905 domain-containing protein: MIQFSTTILKFEKQGEKTGWTYIHVSAEQAQKIYPGMKKSFRVKGKLDDYTIKQVALIPMGEGDFIMPLNAAMRKNIGKRKGAKINVQLVCDDAAFQFSVEMMDCLSDEPKAMKGFEKLSGSEQKYFSNWIDSAKTPETKARRIAQMLDAMRKGYRYGEMIRALKAERGAIL, encoded by the coding sequence ATGATTCAATTCAGCACGACTATTCTGAAGTTTGAAAAGCAGGGCGAGAAAACCGGATGGACCTACATCCATGTTTCGGCGGAACAGGCACAAAAGATTTATCCGGGAATGAAAAAATCATTTCGGGTGAAAGGAAAGCTGGATGATTATACTATTAAACAAGTGGCCTTGATACCGATGGGTGAAGGAGATTTTATCATGCCACTGAACGCCGCGATGCGAAAAAACATTGGCAAAAGAAAGGGGGCGAAAATAAATGTTCAACTGGTGTGCGATGATGCTGCGTTTCAATTTTCTGTCGAGATGATGGATTGCTTGAGTGATGAACCGAAGGCGATGAAGGGCTTTGAAAAGTTATCAGGTTCGGAACAAAAATATTTCAGCAATTGGATTGACAGTGCAAAAACGCCAGAAACGAAAGCCAGAAGAATTGCTCAAATGCTCGATGCCATGCGGAAAGGATACCGGTATGGAGAGATGATTCGCGCCTTGAAGGCAGAAAGAGGAGCAATACTATAA
- a CDS encoding phosphopantothenoylcysteine decarboxylase, with amino-acid sequence MKVLVTAGPTHEPIDPVRFIGNHSSGKMGIAIAEAFAGIGAEVVMVKGPSHLKAMHPSIQEVEVQTAAEMFQACEQYFSDSDVIVFAAAVADYTPKNQAVEKIKKGKDEWSLELVRTIDIAGELGKNKKLGQFIVGFALETEDELKHAKEKLAKKNFDIIVLNSLKDKGAGFQHDTNKITVIDKAGLVNAFPLKQKSELARDLVRYIMEQMKKTNTGT; translated from the coding sequence ATGAAAGTTTTAGTCACAGCCGGACCTACACACGAACCAATTGACCCCGTTCGTTTTATTGGTAATCACTCATCGGGGAAAATGGGTATCGCCATTGCAGAAGCATTTGCGGGAATTGGTGCTGAAGTAGTGATGGTAAAAGGGCCATCGCATCTCAAGGCAATGCACCCTTCCATTCAAGAAGTTGAAGTCCAAACCGCCGCCGAAATGTTCCAAGCCTGTGAACAATATTTTTCGGATAGCGACGTTATCGTGTTCGCCGCTGCGGTGGCAGATTATACTCCTAAGAACCAAGCGGTAGAAAAAATAAAAAAAGGAAAGGATGAATGGTCGCTTGAATTAGTCCGCACGATAGATATTGCCGGAGAACTGGGGAAGAATAAAAAGTTGGGACAGTTTATCGTGGGCTTTGCGCTAGAAACGGAAGATGAATTGAAGCATGCAAAGGAAAAGCTGGCGAAAAAGAATTTTGATATTATTGTTTTAAATTCGCTGAAAGATAAAGGAGCAGGGTTTCAACACGACACCAATAAAATCACAGTAATTGACAAAGCAGGACTTGTAAATGCCTTTCCTCTCAAGCAAAAAAGTGAGTTGGCACGAGATTTGGTACGTTATATAATGGAACAAATGAAAAAAACGAACACCGGTACTTGA
- a CDS encoding GNAT family N-acetyltransferase yields the protein MLHWIFKGFHELTPSELYLTMQLRQEVFVLEQKCLYLDADGKDLLSHHLMGFQDKTLVAYSRLVSPGISYLEPSIGRVITARGYRHNGYGKELMRKSIEGIEKLYGKTPIRIGAQVYLMKFYETFGFKQDGIPYLEDRIDHVKMLRQL from the coding sequence ATGCTTCACTGGATATTTAAAGGCTTTCATGAATTAACTCCTTCAGAACTATACCTAACCATGCAACTGAGGCAAGAAGTATTTGTATTAGAACAAAAATGCCTGTACCTAGATGCCGATGGCAAAGACCTGCTTTCACATCATTTAATGGGCTTTCAGGATAAAACTCTTGTCGCCTATTCTAGGCTTGTTTCGCCTGGCATATCTTATTTAGAGCCTTCCATTGGGCGAGTAATTACTGCACGCGGTTATCGTCATAATGGTTATGGAAAGGAACTGATGAGAAAATCAATAGAAGGAATAGAAAAACTTTATGGAAAAACACCTATTCGTATCGGGGCGCAAGTTTACCTGATGAAGTTTTACGAAACTTTTGGTTTCAAACAAGATGGAATCCCATATCTGGAAGATAGGATTGACCACGTAAAAATGCTGCGGCAACTCTAA
- a CDS encoding GNAT family N-acetyltransferase — protein MNLLFRPANEQDIPLISFLAEKIWREHYPSIISIEQIEYMLANRYSLDAILNGMKSGEKYFLAYTLNVVHAYASVELDSSSIFLSKFYVDVPKHRKGIGQKFFHYIVSRLDSSLPIRLQVNRQNIKAINFYFKMGFIIEKAADFEIGSGFFMNDFVMVRKGT, from the coding sequence ATGAATCTTTTATTTCGACCTGCCAACGAACAGGATATCCCACTCATCTCATTCCTAGCAGAGAAAATATGGCGGGAACATTATCCCTCCATTATTTCGATTGAGCAGATAGAATATATGTTGGCCAACCGATATTCGCTTGACGCGATTCTCAACGGAATGAAAAGCGGAGAAAAGTATTTTTTAGCCTACACCCTTAATGTAGTTCATGCCTATGCTTCCGTCGAATTGGATAGCAGCTCTATTTTTCTCTCCAAATTTTATGTAGACGTCCCTAAACATAGAAAGGGCATTGGCCAAAAATTCTTCCATTATATAGTTTCAAGGCTTGACTCAAGCCTGCCCATACGATTACAGGTGAATCGTCAGAATATCAAAGCGATAAATTTCTATTTCAAAATGGGGTTCATCATTGAAAAAGCCGCTGACTTTGAAATAGGCAGCGGCTTCTTTATGAATGACTTCGTGATGGTCAGAAAAGGCACTTAG
- a CDS encoding YebC/PmpR family DNA-binding transcriptional regulator, which produces MGRAFEYRKERKMKRWGAMAKAFTRIGRDIAIAVKDGGGDPDSNARLRACIQNAKAANMPKTTVEAAIKKATSKDTTSYDEMTYEGYAAHGVAIVVDTATDNPTRTIANLRTIFNKNGGTVGTQGAVEYMFKKKALFKFNIGNLNLEELELELIDGGLSEISEEDGLVSAYAEFTDFGNLAKTLEAKGIEVIESGYDKIPDFYKELDDAGAEEVIKLIEKLEEDDDVQQVFHNMK; this is translated from the coding sequence ATGGGTCGCGCGTTTGAATATCGGAAGGAACGAAAAATGAAAAGATGGGGAGCTATGGCCAAAGCCTTCACCCGCATCGGAAGAGATATTGCCATTGCCGTGAAAGATGGCGGCGGCGACCCCGATAGCAATGCGCGCCTCCGCGCCTGCATCCAAAATGCCAAGGCGGCCAACATGCCCAAGACCACCGTCGAGGCGGCGATTAAAAAAGCTACTTCAAAAGATACGACTTCCTATGATGAAATGACGTACGAGGGCTACGCCGCACATGGCGTCGCGATCGTTGTAGATACCGCTACCGATAACCCCACCCGCACCATTGCCAACCTCCGCACCATCTTCAACAAGAACGGTGGAACGGTCGGCACGCAAGGCGCAGTGGAATATATGTTTAAGAAGAAAGCACTTTTCAAATTCAACATTGGCAATTTGAATCTCGAAGAACTGGAACTGGAACTGATTGATGGAGGATTATCTGAAATCAGCGAAGAAGATGGTTTGGTTTCTGCTTATGCCGAATTTACCGACTTCGGAAATCTTGCAAAAACGCTCGAAGCCAAAGGCATCGAAGTCATCGAATCCGGCTACGACAAAATCCCCGACTTCTATAAAGAGTTAGACGATGCCGGCGCCGAAGAAGTCATCAAACTGATTGAAAAACTCGAAGAAGACGACGACGTGCAGCAGGTGTTTCATAATATGAAGTAG
- a CDS encoding GatB/YqeY domain-containing protein: MSLEETITTDLKTAMMARDEATVRGLRAIKSAIIVAKTEKGAGGVVAAEKEVQILQKMVKQRRDSIAEFEKAGRQDLIVIEQQEMAVIEKYLPAMMSEDEVREVVKKAITETGATSQKEMGKVMGMVTKQLAGKADNQMISQLVKTLLT; this comes from the coding sequence ATGAGTTTAGAAGAAACAATCACTACAGACTTAAAGACCGCCATGATGGCGAGAGACGAAGCAACGGTGCGCGGTTTGCGCGCCATCAAGAGCGCTATCATCGTGGCCAAAACCGAGAAAGGTGCCGGAGGCGTGGTGGCAGCTGAAAAAGAGGTGCAGATTTTGCAAAAGATGGTGAAGCAACGCCGCGACTCTATTGCCGAGTTTGAAAAAGCAGGCCGGCAAGATTTGATTGTGATAGAACAACAAGAAATGGCGGTGATTGAAAAATATCTTCCCGCCATGATGAGCGAAGACGAGGTGCGCGAAGTAGTAAAAAAGGCCATCACCGAAACGGGGGCGACCAGTCAAAAAGAAATGGGCAAGGTGATGGGTATGGTGACCAAACAGTTAGCCGGCAAGGCCGATAATCAAATGATTTCGCAGTTGGTGAAAACTCTATTGACCTAA
- a CDS encoding outer membrane beta-barrel protein, translating into MMKRTGFLLLLLLTVALTFAQTFKVDGIITDQSDGTSMPGATLKLVSMKDTTNWKGTATDADGKFEFTSVANGSYKLRINYTGYSVRDEMVFVRDADKHLGALPMNKGSLDLKDVNIVENAIRVEQKGDTAEYNAKAYKTNPDATTEDLITKMPGITSEKGTLKAHGEEVKKVTVDGKDFFGEDATLAVRNLPAEVVDRVQVYDRMSDFAQLTGFDDGRSQKSMNLITRQGKNNGVFGKVYAGYGYLTDHRYSAGATVNWFKGNRRLSFVGMSNNVNQQNFSMQDLLDVTGSSGGGMGGGGRPGGGGYRGGGAVNNFMVGQQGGISTTHAAGINYTDMWGKKLKVSGSYFFNYASNSNNNELTRQYFNAGDSSTIYKESNNTISANMNHRANFRLEYTIDSMNKIIFNPKASFQKNKQTNSIIGENSIGGNELLGFTQSTYFSNNFGYNISGDLTYQHKFKTLKRTLSLTLSSTANNRAGNTTLNSFNQYFTDSTLLDQIVNTSSKNYVVSGIVSYTEPAGKQGIIQLNYSPSYTWNKSDKETFNYDTLMRDYMNQDTTLSNKFDNTYMTQRGGVSYRFADKKISLMAGLDAQYAWLDGTQLYPIAFSTSRRFFNMLPNAMLNYKFSEKANIRIYYRASTSPPSLSQLQNVIDNSNPLLLSTGNPDLKQNYSHFGMVRFGWSDTKRAQTFFAFFSTNYTHNYIGNSTYIAKKDTLLNDAVILYTGSQLTQPVNLKEGSLNLNSFFTYGLPIKKIKCNLNLNAGFSYSRNPGMVNNEINRSNTYIPKAGLTLSSNISEQIDFSINYSGSYNIVKNTLQKKSDNNYFTHFASARFNWLFWKGFVFNTGVQNTLYAGIAQGFNQNIFLWDASFGYKFFKDKSLEVKVSGFDLLNQNSGISRSINETYIEDSKNQVLRRYLMLTVTYTIRQFKKS; encoded by the coding sequence ATGATGAAACGAACCGGATTTCTCTTGCTACTTCTTCTTACGGTTGCTTTGACTTTCGCACAAACATTTAAAGTGGATGGTATCATTACCGACCAAAGTGACGGGACCTCGATGCCCGGTGCCACGTTGAAATTGGTTTCGATGAAAGACACCACGAACTGGAAAGGTACCGCGACCGATGCAGATGGGAAGTTTGAATTTACTTCGGTGGCCAACGGCTCGTATAAATTGCGTATCAATTATACGGGCTATTCAGTTCGGGATGAAATGGTTTTTGTACGTGATGCAGACAAGCATTTGGGAGCCTTACCTATGAATAAAGGCAGTTTAGATTTAAAGGATGTGAACATCGTAGAGAATGCCATTCGAGTGGAACAGAAAGGAGACACGGCAGAATATAACGCCAAAGCATATAAGACAAATCCAGATGCGACTACCGAAGACCTGATTACCAAGATGCCCGGAATCACCTCTGAAAAGGGAACATTGAAAGCACATGGCGAAGAGGTGAAGAAGGTAACGGTAGATGGAAAAGATTTTTTCGGTGAGGATGCTACGCTGGCTGTGCGCAACCTTCCCGCCGAAGTGGTAGATCGCGTACAGGTTTATGACCGGATGAGTGATTTTGCGCAGCTCACCGGCTTTGACGATGGAAGGTCTCAGAAATCTATGAACCTGATTACCCGACAGGGAAAAAACAATGGGGTGTTTGGAAAAGTATATGCCGGTTACGGTTATCTGACAGACCATCGGTATTCTGCGGGGGCAACGGTCAACTGGTTTAAAGGCAACCGTCGTTTGTCTTTTGTGGGAATGAGTAACAATGTAAATCAGCAAAATTTTTCGATGCAGGATTTGCTGGATGTAACCGGAAGCAGTGGTGGTGGTATGGGAGGTGGTGGCAGACCGGGCGGCGGCGGTTATAGAGGCGGTGGTGCGGTCAATAATTTTATGGTGGGTCAGCAAGGAGGTATCTCTACCACCCATGCTGCCGGTATTAACTATACCGATATGTGGGGGAAGAAGCTCAAAGTATCGGGCAGCTATTTTTTCAATTATGCTTCCAACTCCAACAACAATGAACTTACTCGTCAGTATTTTAACGCCGGAGACAGCTCTACTATTTATAAGGAAAGCAATAATACCATAAGCGCAAACATGAATCATCGTGCCAATTTTAGATTGGAGTACACTATTGATTCGATGAATAAAATCATCTTCAACCCTAAAGCAAGTTTTCAAAAAAACAAGCAGACCAATAGCATCATAGGCGAGAACAGCATAGGCGGAAATGAACTGTTAGGATTTACCCAAAGCACTTATTTTTCGAACAACTTTGGCTATAATATTTCCGGTGACCTGACCTATCAGCACAAATTCAAAACCCTTAAAAGAACTTTATCTTTAACTCTTTCTTCTACTGCAAATAATAGGGCGGGCAACACTACGCTTAATTCTTTCAATCAATATTTTACCGACTCCACCTTGCTGGATCAAATTGTTAATACGTCTTCTAAGAATTATGTCGTGTCAGGAATTGTATCCTATACTGAACCGGCAGGCAAACAAGGGATTATCCAACTTAATTATAGTCCTTCCTATACCTGGAATAAATCTGACAAAGAGACGTTCAATTATGATACCCTTATGCGGGACTATATGAACCAGGATACGACTCTTTCAAACAAGTTTGACAATACCTATATGACTCAACGCGGAGGCGTCAGCTACCGGTTTGCCGATAAGAAAATCAGCTTGATGGCCGGGCTGGATGCCCAATATGCGTGGCTGGATGGAACACAGCTATATCCGATTGCGTTCAGCACCAGCCGTAGATTCTTTAATATGCTTCCTAACGCGATGCTCAACTATAAGTTTTCTGAGAAAGCCAATATACGGATATACTATCGCGCCTCGACCAGCCCACCATCTCTATCGCAATTGCAAAATGTGATAGACAACAGCAATCCACTGCTACTTTCTACGGGCAATCCAGACCTGAAACAAAATTATAGTCACTTTGGAATGGTTCGGTTCGGTTGGTCTGACACCAAAAGAGCGCAGACATTCTTTGCTTTTTTTTCAACCAATTATACACATAACTATATTGGCAATTCTACCTACATCGCAAAGAAGGATACGTTGCTTAACGATGCGGTGATTCTATATACCGGTTCTCAATTGACACAACCGGTCAACCTAAAAGAAGGAAGTTTAAATTTGAACAGCTTCTTTACTTATGGATTGCCAATCAAGAAAATTAAATGCAACCTCAACCTCAATGCCGGATTCAGTTACTCGCGTAATCCGGGTATGGTCAATAATGAAATCAACCGCTCGAATACCTATATTCCGAAAGCAGGGTTAACACTTAGCAGCAATATCAGTGAGCAAATTGATTTTAGCATCAACTATTCTGGCAGCTACAACATTGTGAAAAATACCTTGCAGAAAAAATCGGACAATAATTATTTCACACACTTTGCTTCGGCAAGATTCAACTGGTTGTTTTGGAAAGGATTTGTGTTTAATACCGGAGTTCAAAACACCTTATATGCCGGAATCGCACAAGGATTCAATCAAAATATTTTCCTTTGGGATGCTTCCTTCGGTTACAAATTCTTCAAAGACAAATCGCTGGAGGTGAAAGTCTCTGGTTTTGATTTGCTGAACCAAAATTCAGGAATCAGTAGGAGCATCAATGAAACCTATATTGAAGATTCTAAGAATCAAGTGTTGAGGCGCTACCTCATGTTGACGGTAACTTATACCATCAGGCAGTTTAAGAAGAGTTAG
- a CDS encoding DUF4835 family protein — protein MKKTGNLILGCLMMAAGLVNAQELNCQVTVNGQKVTDVDPAIFTTMQTAISEFMNTKAWTGDVFAPEEKIECSMFIFLESTGVQDVYNAKLTVQSSRPVFNSSYSTPLFNYVDNSCQITYIMNQPLEFNATQYTSNLTSILSFYANIIIGLDYESFGKGGGAKYFAMAEQIMNAVPTNAVDAKGWRPFDGQRNRYFLINNILASKYELFRQAIYDYHYAGMDNFYDKPALARQNIMNALDKIDRIAKDYPNAILVNVFFQAKSDELVNVFSGADGGEKTKALNYLRHADPINAAKYEKIIRN, from the coding sequence ATGAAAAAAACAGGAAATTTAATTTTAGGATGCCTGATGATGGCAGCAGGTTTAGTTAATGCGCAAGAGTTGAATTGCCAAGTGACCGTAAACGGGCAGAAAGTAACGGATGTAGATCCAGCCATATTTACTACCATGCAAACGGCTATTTCAGAGTTTATGAATACGAAAGCCTGGACGGGTGATGTATTCGCTCCCGAAGAGAAAATTGAGTGCAGTATGTTTATTTTTCTGGAATCTACCGGTGTTCAGGATGTATATAATGCGAAGCTGACCGTTCAGTCTTCTCGACCGGTATTTAATAGTTCTTACAGCACACCGCTGTTTAACTACGTGGACAATAGCTGTCAGATTACTTATATCATGAATCAGCCTTTAGAGTTTAATGCAACACAATATACCTCCAACCTTACTTCTATCCTCAGTTTTTATGCCAATATCATCATCGGATTAGATTATGAAAGTTTTGGCAAAGGCGGTGGTGCCAAATATTTTGCCATGGCAGAACAAATTATGAATGCGGTTCCAACCAACGCTGTAGATGCGAAGGGTTGGAGGCCATTTGATGGACAGCGCAACCGTTATTTTCTGATCAACAATATCCTTGCAAGTAAATATGAATTATTCCGCCAGGCCATTTATGACTACCATTATGCCGGGATGGATAATTTCTATGACAAACCTGCTTTAGCACGCCAGAACATTATGAATGCGCTGGATAAAATAGATAGAATTGCTAAAGATTACCCCAACGCAATCTTGGTCAATGTTTTCTTTCAGGCAAAAAGTGATGAGTTAGTAAATGTTTTCTCAGGGGCAGATGGAGGAGAAAAAACCAAGGCGCTAAACTATCTGCGCCACGCAGACCCTATCAATGCGGCTAAGTACGAGAAAATCATCCGAAACTAA
- a CDS encoding CvpA family protein, translating into MIFDILFLIFVALGFWQGYKNGIIYSVFSILGWFLGIVAALKFSYKVVLLLHGYAQLSPKVLAILSFVLVLLAVLLLMKAIAWGLEQILKSADANLPNKVIGGVLHSLIGLYVLCVFIWFLNRLDVFPTSQKQNSHVYPYISNLAPKVVEYSGQIVPMFRNTFQEFDNLF; encoded by the coding sequence TTGATCTTCGATATTCTATTCCTGATTTTTGTGGCGCTGGGGTTCTGGCAGGGATATAAAAATGGAATTATCTATTCCGTCTTTTCTATTCTTGGTTGGTTTCTGGGTATTGTAGCCGCCTTGAAGTTTTCTTACAAGGTGGTGCTGTTGTTGCACGGCTATGCGCAGCTCAGTCCCAAGGTCTTGGCCATTTTATCTTTCGTATTGGTTTTGTTGGCGGTTTTGTTGTTGATGAAAGCGATTGCCTGGGGCTTAGAACAAATACTGAAATCGGCAGATGCCAATTTGCCGAACAAGGTGATTGGAGGAGTGCTTCACTCGCTGATTGGGCTTTATGTGTTGTGTGTTTTTATCTGGTTCTTGAACCGGTTAGATGTTTTCCCGACTTCGCAAAAACAAAATTCTCATGTCTATCCTTATATCTCTAACCTAGCACCAAAGGTGGTGGAATATTCCGGCCAGATAGTGCCTATGTTTCGCAATACTTTTCAGGAGTTTGATAATTTGTTTTAG
- the recN gene encoding DNA repair protein RecN produces MLHRLTIRNYAIIDKLEISFSERMNIITGETGAGKSILIGALGLILGERADSKILYNEEEKCVVEADFYVGDYHLKSFFADYELDFEPHTIIRREINQSGKSRAFINDTPVTLDILKQLSEQLVNLHSQHETLDLIKGGFQLNVIDMLTKNQSVLSDFRIEFAAYKKGVKKLEGLEMTYKSSSSELDYLLFQLNELAEAKLQVEEQDTLETEQNTLANVEDIKRSLQNATQLLNYSEVAILPQLTEAQSQLKGVKNFSKEILALSERLQSVYEELKDIASEMENIQEGSALDPTRLEEVNNRLNTIYRLQKKHNLQNIEGLLQLQNQLEERIAFVDTNSSEIDKLKSKLQKDQSALLSTAHHIHTSREKVLREFQNNVTILLAKVGMPGASFKVEISLLDKSRLNENGLTEVRFLFSANKGFAPREIKDVASGGELSRLMLCVKSLVAGNRLLPTLIFDEIDSGISGEVALKVGEIMKQLSRNHQLISITHLPQIARTGDLHLNIYKESTGSRTYTRIRELKGEERIMEIAKMLSGDQPTEASIANARELVAG; encoded by the coding sequence ATGCTCCATCGGCTGACCATCCGCAATTATGCTATTATAGACAAGCTTGAAATTTCATTCAGCGAGCGCATGAACATTATTACCGGCGAAACCGGGGCCGGGAAATCTATTTTGATCGGTGCGCTGGGATTGATTCTGGGTGAACGAGCCGACTCAAAAATTTTGTATAACGAAGAAGAAAAGTGCGTGGTAGAAGCTGATTTTTATGTCGGAGACTATCACTTAAAATCCTTCTTCGCCGACTATGAGTTAGATTTTGAACCACACACCATTATCCGTCGCGAGATCAATCAAAGTGGTAAGTCCCGTGCATTCATTAATGATACTCCGGTCACTCTTGATATTTTGAAACAACTGAGCGAACAGTTGGTCAATCTACATTCACAGCATGAAACACTAGACTTAATCAAAGGTGGTTTTCAACTGAACGTCATTGACATGCTCACTAAGAACCAATCTGTGCTTAGTGATTTTCGTATTGAGTTTGCCGCATACAAGAAAGGGGTGAAAAAATTAGAAGGATTAGAAATGACCTATAAGTCTTCTTCTTCTGAACTGGATTATCTTCTCTTTCAACTCAATGAATTGGCAGAAGCAAAATTACAAGTAGAGGAACAAGACACATTGGAAACTGAACAAAATACTTTAGCCAATGTTGAAGATATAAAACGCTCTTTACAGAACGCTACGCAATTGTTGAATTACAGCGAGGTGGCAATCCTTCCTCAGCTTACAGAAGCACAATCACAACTGAAAGGAGTGAAAAATTTCAGCAAGGAGATTCTGGCTCTTTCTGAAAGGCTACAGAGCGTGTATGAAGAATTGAAAGATATCGCTTCTGAAATGGAGAACATTCAGGAAGGCTCTGCTTTGGACCCCACCCGATTGGAAGAGGTGAATAACCGGTTGAATACTATTTACCGCTTGCAGAAAAAGCACAATCTTCAAAATATTGAAGGTCTGTTGCAACTTCAGAATCAGTTGGAAGAACGCATTGCCTTTGTGGACACTAACTCGTCTGAAATTGACAAACTGAAATCAAAGCTTCAAAAAGATCAGAGTGCCTTGCTTTCCACGGCGCATCATATTCATACATCGCGAGAGAAGGTGCTAAGAGAATTTCAGAATAACGTGACGATTCTACTTGCCAAGGTAGGTATGCCGGGCGCATCTTTTAAGGTAGAGATAAGTCTATTAGATAAGTCGCGGTTAAACGAAAACGGATTAACCGAGGTCCGCTTCCTTTTCTCGGCTAATAAAGGTTTTGCTCCAAGAGAAATAAAGGATGTAGCATCGGGCGGAGAACTTTCACGCCTTATGCTTTGTGTCAAATCATTAGTAGCAGGCAACAGGTTACTTCCTACGCTTATTTTTGATGAAATTGATTCGGGCATATCAGGAGAGGTGGCGCTGAAGGTGGGAGAAATTATGAAACAGCTTTCGAGAAACCATCAGTTGATTTCTATTACGCACCTTCCACAAATAGCTCGCACAGGAGATTTGCATCTCAACATCTACAAGGAAAGCACCGGTAGCCGCACCTACACGCGCATCCGTGAGTTGAAAGGCGAAGAACGGATTATGGAAATAGCCAAGATGCTGAGCGGCGACCAACCTACTGAAGCCTCGATTGCCAATGCTCGCGAATTGGTGGCAGGATAA